A region from the Pseudomonadales bacterium genome encodes:
- a CDS encoding glutamate synthase-related protein yields the protein MPVRGLYDPSNEHDACGIGFVAHIKGQKSHAIVEQGLQILENLEHRGAVGSDPLMGDGAGILIQIPDQFYREEMAKQGVDLPPAGEYGVGMVFLPKEPASRIACEQEIERAVRNEGQIILGWRDVPVDLAMPMSPTVRAKEPVIRQIFIGHSQDILVTDALERKLYVIRKSSGHAIQSLKLIHGKEFFVPSMSARTVVYKGLLLANQVGVYYKDLQDPRCVSALALVHQRFSTNTFPEWPLAHPYRMIAHNGEINTVKGNFNWMRAREGVMKSSVLGDDLKKLFPLIYEGQSDTACFDNALELLVMSGYPIAQAMMMMVPEAWENHALMDENRRAFYEYHAAMMEPWDGPAALAFTDGRYIGGTLDRNGLRPARFLVTDDDLVVMASESGVLPIPDAKINKKWRLQPGKMFLIDLEEGRIIGDKELKDTYANAKPYKAWVNSVRVKLEKLKEVEAAPVEVSAVSLLDKQQAFGYTQEDIKTILSAMAANGEEATGSMGNDSPLAVMSNKLKPLYNYFRQLFAQVTNPPIDPIREAMVMSLVSFIGPKPNLLDTNNINPPLRLEVSQPVLDVADMQRIRNIDSLTGGNFKSFELNICYPVAWGKEGVEARLASLCAKAVDAIRDGYNILIVSDRKIDADHVAIPALLATSAIHQHLVKSGLRTATGLVVETGSAKEVHHFALLGGYGAEAVHPYLAIETLLDMASKQPKEFSADKVVYNFKKAISKGLMKVMSKMGISTYMSYCGAQIFEAIGLNRALVDKYFTGTPSNVEGIGLFEIAEEAVRLHQQAFGRDQILVNMLDAGGEYAFRVRGEEHMWTPDAIAKLQHSTKTNSYNTYKEYAQIINDQSQRHMTLRGLFEFRFDKAQPISLEEVEPAKEIVKRFASGAMSLGSISSEAHTTLAVAMNRIGGKSNTGEGGEDPKRYRQEQAGVAIQDGDTIASVIGSDRIVVDIPLQAGDSLRSRIKQVAAGRFGVTAEYLNSADQIQIKMAQGAKPGEGGQLPGGKVTDYIAQLRFSVPGVGLISPPPHHDIYSIEDLAQLIHDLKNANPRASISVKLVAEVGVGTVAAGVAKAKSDHLVIAGHDGGTGASPLSSVKYAGAPWELGLSETQQTLVLNGLRSRIRVQADGQMKTGRDVVIAALLGADEVGFATAPLVVEGCIMLRKCHLNTCSVGVATQDPVLRAKFAGKPEHVVNYFFFVAEEARQIMAQLGVRTFDELIGRVDLLDKSKAITHWKAKGLDFSKLLHQPESNGAALYHVEDQDHGLDKALDNDLIAKSAAALEKGTKVSFVSPVKNLNRTVGTMLSNEVVKRYGHDGLPSDTIHIELNGTAGQSAAAFLAHGITLDLVGEGNDYVGKGLSGGRIIVRPSKDFRGVTAENMIIGNTVLYGAIAGEAYFCGVAGERFAVRNSGAATVVEGVGDHGCEYMTGGTVVVLGDTGRNFAAGMSGGIAYVYDPAGNFASKCNMDMVKLESVLTVAEQDKQVDRTLWHSELRGGEGIEDEVLLKSLIERHANFTGSERAKEILNDWDRNRALFVKVFPDEYRRALREINAAAMADKKQAGVSA from the coding sequence ATGCCTGTGCGCGGCTTATACGACCCGTCCAATGAACACGATGCCTGCGGTATCGGGTTTGTCGCTCACATAAAAGGCCAGAAAAGCCATGCCATTGTTGAGCAGGGGTTACAGATTTTAGAAAACCTTGAGCATCGCGGCGCGGTTGGTTCAGACCCGTTGATGGGTGATGGTGCAGGTATTCTGATTCAGATTCCTGATCAGTTTTATCGTGAGGAAATGGCGAAACAAGGCGTGGATTTGCCACCTGCTGGCGAATACGGCGTGGGTATGGTGTTTCTGCCTAAAGAGCCGGCTTCGCGCATTGCTTGTGAGCAAGAAATCGAGCGGGCAGTGCGCAATGAAGGGCAAATCATTTTGGGATGGCGCGATGTGCCGGTTGATCTGGCGATGCCTATGTCGCCAACGGTGCGCGCAAAGGAGCCCGTGATTCGTCAAATTTTTATCGGCCACAGTCAAGATATATTGGTGACGGATGCGCTGGAGCGCAAACTGTATGTCATTCGTAAATCATCTGGTCATGCCATTCAATCGCTGAAATTGATTCACGGCAAAGAGTTTTTCGTGCCGTCGATGTCAGCGCGCACCGTGGTGTACAAAGGCCTTCTGTTAGCGAATCAAGTTGGCGTTTACTACAAAGACTTGCAAGATCCACGCTGTGTTTCGGCGTTGGCTTTGGTGCATCAGCGCTTCTCCACCAATACCTTCCCCGAATGGCCGTTGGCGCATCCGTATCGCATGATCGCCCACAATGGTGAAATCAATACCGTAAAAGGTAATTTTAACTGGATGCGCGCGCGCGAAGGCGTGATGAAATCCTCAGTGCTGGGCGATGATTTGAAAAAATTATTCCCACTGATTTATGAAGGTCAGTCGGATACCGCGTGCTTTGACAATGCACTGGAATTGTTGGTGATGTCTGGCTATCCCATCGCGCAAGCCATGATGATGATGGTGCCGGAAGCGTGGGAAAACCACGCCCTGATGGATGAAAACCGTCGCGCGTTTTATGAATATCACGCGGCAATGATGGAACCGTGGGACGGCCCTGCTGCATTGGCGTTCACCGATGGTCGTTACATCGGCGGCACTTTGGATAGAAACGGTTTGCGTCCAGCGCGTTTCTTAGTGACGGATGATGATTTGGTGGTTATGGCATCTGAATCGGGTGTGTTGCCTATTCCTGATGCCAAGATCAATAAGAAATGGCGCTTGCAGCCAGGGAAAATGTTCCTGATTGATTTAGAAGAAGGCCGCATCATTGGTGACAAAGAACTAAAAGACACTTACGCGAACGCCAAGCCTTATAAAGCATGGGTGAACTCGGTTCGTGTGAAATTAGAAAAACTGAAAGAAGTTGAAGCTGCACCAGTAGAGGTGTCTGCTGTCAGCTTATTGGATAAACAACAGGCTTTTGGTTACACGCAAGAAGATATCAAAACTATTTTGTCGGCGATGGCGGCGAATGGTGAAGAAGCCACTGGCTCCATGGGTAATGATTCACCTTTGGCAGTTATGTCCAACAAGTTGAAACCGCTCTATAACTATTTCAGACAATTGTTTGCGCAAGTTACTAATCCGCCGATTGATCCAATCCGCGAAGCCATGGTGATGTCGCTGGTGTCCTTTATCGGTCCTAAACCGAATTTGCTGGATACCAATAACATTAATCCGCCATTGCGCTTGGAAGTGTCACAGCCGGTGTTGGATGTGGCTGATATGCAGCGCATTCGCAATATTGATTCGTTGACAGGTGGAAACTTTAAATCGTTCGAACTCAACATTTGTTATCCCGTTGCATGGGGAAAAGAAGGGGTTGAAGCGCGTTTGGCCTCTTTGTGTGCAAAAGCGGTTGATGCAATTCGAGATGGTTACAACATTCTGATTGTTTCCGATCGCAAAATAGATGCGGATCATGTGGCTATTCCTGCATTGTTGGCGACTTCGGCTATTCACCAGCATTTAGTGAAAAGCGGTTTGCGTACGGCAACAGGCTTAGTGGTAGAAACTGGTTCAGCAAAAGAAGTGCATCACTTTGCTTTGTTGGGCGGATACGGCGCAGAAGCGGTTCATCCGTATCTCGCTATTGAGACTTTGCTCGACATGGCGAGCAAACAGCCGAAAGAATTTTCAGCAGATAAAGTGGTTTACAACTTCAAAAAAGCGATCAGTAAAGGCTTGATGAAAGTGATGTCGAAAATGGGCATCTCCACTTATATGTCTTATTGCGGCGCGCAAATTTTTGAAGCGATTGGTTTGAATCGCGCGCTGGTCGATAAATATTTCACAGGAACACCTTCCAATGTAGAAGGTATCGGTTTGTTTGAAATTGCCGAGGAAGCGGTGCGTCTGCATCAACAGGCTTTTGGGCGCGATCAAATATTGGTCAATATGTTGGATGCCGGTGGTGAGTACGCTTTCCGTGTGCGCGGTGAAGAGCACATGTGGACGCCGGATGCGATTGCAAAATTGCAGCATTCCACCAAAACCAATAGCTACAACACTTATAAAGAGTACGCGCAAATCATTAACGATCAGAGCCAGCGCCACATGACGCTGCGCGGATTGTTCGAATTCCGCTTTGATAAAGCGCAGCCAATTTCTTTGGAAGAAGTAGAGCCAGCGAAAGAAATCGTCAAACGATTTGCTTCAGGTGCGATGTCACTGGGTTCGATCAGCAGTGAAGCGCATACCACGCTGGCTGTTGCCATGAATCGTATCGGTGGCAAATCGAATACGGGTGAAGGCGGCGAAGATCCTAAGCGTTATCGTCAAGAACAAGCGGGCGTTGCGATCCAAGATGGCGACACCATTGCATCTGTCATCGGCAGCGATCGCATTGTTGTGGATATTCCGTTGCAAGCGGGTGATTCGTTGCGCTCGCGTATCAAGCAGGTTGCTGCGGGTCGTTTTGGTGTGACGGCAGAATATTTGAATTCTGCGGATCAAATTCAAATCAAAATGGCGCAAGGTGCGAAGCCGGGTGAAGGTGGTCAATTGCCCGGTGGAAAAGTAACAGACTATATCGCGCAGTTGCGCTTTTCTGTACCGGGTGTGGGGTTGATTTCGCCACCGCCGCATCATGATATTTATTCCATCGAAGATCTCGCGCAATTGATCCACGATTTAAAAAATGCAAATCCTCGTGCATCTATTTCTGTAAAATTAGTAGCGGAAGTAGGTGTGGGAACAGTTGCGGCAGGCGTTGCAAAAGCAAAATCTGACCACTTGGTGATTGCGGGTCACGACGGCGGTACGGGTGCTTCACCGCTATCGTCTGTGAAGTATGCCGGTGCACCGTGGGAATTGGGTTTGTCGGAAACGCAACAAACTTTAGTGCTCAACGGTTTGCGCAGCCGTATTCGTGTGCAGGCTGATGGTCAGATGAAAACAGGTCGCGATGTGGTAATTGCTGCATTGTTAGGCGCTGATGAAGTTGGTTTTGCCACTGCGCCGTTGGTGGTTGAAGGTTGCATCATGTTGCGTAAGTGCCACTTGAATACTTGCTCGGTGGGAGTTGCTACGCAAGATCCAGTGTTGCGTGCAAAATTTGCAGGCAAACCAGAGCATGTGGTGAATTATTTCTTCTTCGTTGCAGAAGAGGCGCGTCAAATTATGGCGCAGCTCGGCGTACGCACTTTTGATGAATTGATCGGTCGTGTCGATCTCTTGGATAAATCCAAAGCGATTACACACTGGAAAGCAAAAGGTTTGGATTTCAGTAAATTGCTGCACCAGCCTGAGTCTAACGGCGCAGCTCTTTATCATGTGGAAGATCAAGATCACGGTCTTGATAAAGCACTGGATAATGACTTGATTGCAAAATCTGCTGCTGCGTTGGAAAAAGGTACAAAAGTTTCTTTTGTTTCTCCCGTGAAAAATTTGAACCGCACTGTCGGCACAATGTTGTCGAACGAAGTGGTCAAGCGTTATGGCCATGATGGCTTGCCGAGTGACACTATTCATATCGAATTAAATGGTACGGCGGGGCAATCGGCAGCAGCATTTTTAGCGCATGGCATCACGCTGGATTTGGTCGGTGAAGGCAATGATTATGTAGGCAAAGGTTTGTCTGGTGGCCGCATTATTGTTCGTCCAAGCAAAGATTTCCGTGGTGTGACCGCAGAAAATATGATCATTGGCAACACTGTGCTTTACGGTGCGATTGCCGGTGAAGCGTACTTCTGTGGTGTGGCGGGTGAGCGTTTTGCAGTGCGCAATTCTGGCGCGGCAACGGTTGTTGAAGGCGTGGGCGATCACGGCTGTGAGTACATGACAGGCGGCACTGTAGTTGTGTTGGGCGATACCGGACGCAACTTTGCAGCGGGTATGTCGGGTGGTATCGCGTATGTGTATGACCCTGCAGGCAATTTTGCTAGCAAGTGCAACATGGATATGGTGAAGCTGGAGTCCGTATTAACGGTTGCTGAGCAAGATAAACAAGTGGATCGCACACTGTGGCATAGCGAGCTGCGTGGTGGCGAAGGTATTGAAGACGAAGTGTTATTAAAAAGCTTGATTGAGCGTCACGCCAATTTTACTGGCAGCGAGCGTGCAAAAGAAATTCTGAATGATTGGGATAGAAATCGCGCGCTGTTCGTTAAGGTATTTCCTGATGAATATCGTCGTGCACTGCGTGAAATCAACGCAGCGGCTATGGCAGACAAAAAACAGGCAGGCGTTTCTGCTTAA
- a CDS encoding SPOR domain-containing protein, translating into MSDFSSRKEPSFLDQTIPDLDRIYMDESDDFFDESVSGDETLIIENRRGYSGSSRIQQKRKFTWPLLTIAIACLSVVLWLATRSAPDTPSATVVSESKPAEVVAASSGNAAQSVTTSSSAPEALPAASPQAVVPATTVVTTPAPMTPVSTQTQEVATDQREKASATAEQATKLASPPKHQKMTLATTKPVVQKPDAINKKTTPVEKIAAKPRTTKWTASPERFTVQLVAAYSEAGVKRVQANLPSSTPNAIHKTKKEGKPWFILIYGSYATKQEALNAQAHLPAVVTKELKPWVRRQGEVFSQ; encoded by the coding sequence TTGAGCGATTTTTCATCCAGAAAAGAGCCGTCTTTTTTAGATCAAACTATTCCTGATCTCGATCGAATTTATATGGATGAATCCGATGATTTCTTTGATGAGTCTGTTTCTGGCGACGAAACATTGATAATAGAAAATCGTCGTGGTTACTCGGGCTCCTCACGGATACAGCAGAAAAGAAAATTTACTTGGCCTCTTCTCACTATTGCTATTGCTTGTTTGAGTGTTGTGTTGTGGTTGGCTACTCGAAGCGCTCCAGATACACCATCGGCAACTGTGGTCAGTGAATCCAAGCCAGCAGAAGTTGTTGCAGCTTCTTCAGGTAATGCTGCCCAGTCAGTCACAACAAGTTCAAGTGCGCCGGAGGCTTTGCCTGCTGCGTCGCCGCAAGCAGTAGTGCCGGCAACAACTGTGGTGACTACTCCCGCGCCAATGACACCTGTATCCACGCAGACGCAGGAGGTTGCTACTGATCAGAGGGAGAAAGCCAGCGCTACAGCCGAGCAAGCGACAAAATTGGCATCGCCGCCAAAACATCAAAAGATGACGCTAGCCACTACGAAGCCGGTAGTGCAAAAGCCTGATGCAATAAACAAAAAAACCACTCCTGTTGAAAAGATTGCAGCAAAGCCTCGTACTACGAAATGGACAGCTTCGCCTGAGCGCTTCACCGTGCAGCTAGTGGCAGCATACAGTGAGGCTGGAGTTAAGCGCGTTCAAGCCAACCTACCATCCTCGACCCCCAATGCAATCCATAAAACAAAGAAGGAAGGTAAGCCGTGGTTTATTTTGATCTACGGTTCCTATGCGACAAAACAGGAAGCGCTCAATGCCCAAGCTCACTTGCCAGCGGTGGTAACCAAAGAGCTTAAGCCGTGGGTTCGCCGGCAAGGTGAAGTGTTTTCTCAATAG
- the aroB gene encoding 3-dehydroquinate synthase, translating to MKTLSVDLGERSYPIYIGCNLLRDASYLLPHLTAKQILIVTNDRVAPLYLERVQQLFSGLSYSIVVLPDGEKYKNIETINTIFDALIRDKHSRTTTLIALGGGVIGDMTGFAAACYQRGVSFVQIPTTLLAQVDSSVGGKTGVNHPLGKNMIGAFHQPACVLIDVETLNTLPEREYRSGLAEVVKYGLINDKSFYQWLEQNADLLIQRDPATLIHAIECSCANKANIVAIDEKESGVRALLNFGHTFGHAIEAWQNYTGFLHGEAVAIGSVIAAELSVMLGMLSCEEKNAICALLLRLGLPIHTPSEMISDTFIEFMQHDKKILDGKLRLILLESIGKAVIKDSVSVDLIKHAIDACRVTK from the coding sequence GTGAAAACGCTTTCTGTTGATTTAGGCGAGAGATCCTATCCTATTTATATTGGATGCAACTTACTTCGGGATGCGTCTTATTTGCTTCCGCATCTTACGGCCAAGCAAATTCTTATTGTGACGAATGATCGTGTTGCCCCGCTGTATTTGGAGCGTGTTCAGCAACTATTTTCTGGATTGAGCTACAGTATTGTTGTTTTACCGGATGGGGAAAAATATAAAAATATTGAGACCATCAATACTATTTTTGATGCGCTGATCCGAGATAAGCACAGCAGAACCACAACATTGATTGCGCTGGGTGGTGGTGTCATTGGAGATATGACGGGCTTTGCTGCTGCGTGCTATCAAAGGGGCGTTTCTTTTGTCCAAATCCCTACGACGCTCTTGGCGCAGGTGGATTCTTCTGTTGGCGGGAAGACAGGCGTTAATCACCCGTTGGGTAAAAACATGATTGGTGCATTTCATCAGCCTGCTTGTGTATTGATTGATGTGGAGACCTTAAACACATTGCCAGAGCGTGAATATCGATCTGGACTGGCTGAAGTGGTTAAGTACGGCTTAATTAACGATAAAAGTTTTTATCAGTGGTTGGAGCAAAATGCTGATTTATTGATACAAAGAGACCCAGCTACTTTGATTCATGCGATTGAATGTTCATGTGCAAACAAAGCAAATATTGTTGCGATAGATGAAAAAGAATCAGGTGTGCGCGCGTTGCTCAATTTTGGCCATACCTTTGGGCATGCCATTGAAGCATGGCAAAACTACACCGGTTTTTTGCATGGAGAAGCAGTGGCTATTGGCTCTGTTATTGCAGCAGAGCTGTCTGTGATGTTGGGTATGCTCAGCTGTGAAGAGAAAAACGCTATTTGTGCGTTGTTATTACGCTTGGGGCTACCTATACACACGCCGAGCGAGATGATATCCGATACTTTTATCGAGTTTATGCAGCATGATAAAAAAATACTGGATGGAAAGTTGCGACTCATTTTGTTGGAGTCAATTGGCAAGGCAGTGATTAAAGATTCTGTGTCGGTTGATCTGATTAAGCATGCGATTGATGCTTGTCGCGTTACTAAGTAA
- a CDS encoding shikimate kinase, protein MVEDDSQYGESSSNAAEPVSSSSSPSNLYLVGPMGVGKTTVGKALAEALHLRFIDVDREIELRAGADIPWIFDVEGEAGFRLRESRALEDIALQSGQLVATGGGIVLSAANRQMIKDTGYCIYLKADLQQLVHRIGRDKKRPLLQTGNPREVLGKILEEREPLYMEVANCVVQTTSKPMKYVVREVIRLYRLHYNL, encoded by the coding sequence ATGGTAGAAGATGATAGTCAGTACGGTGAAAGCTCCAGTAATGCAGCAGAACCAGTAAGTAGTAGCTCTTCCCCATCCAATCTGTATCTTGTCGGCCCTATGGGGGTCGGCAAGACTACAGTAGGCAAGGCGTTAGCAGAAGCTTTGCATCTTCGTTTTATCGATGTCGACAGAGAAATAGAACTGCGTGCCGGTGCTGATATTCCTTGGATTTTCGATGTTGAAGGGGAGGCAGGATTTCGACTGCGAGAATCACGCGCGCTAGAAGATATTGCCTTGCAATCAGGTCAGTTGGTTGCCACGGGCGGTGGTATCGTCTTATCTGCAGCCAATCGCCAAATGATTAAAGATACGGGTTATTGCATCTATCTCAAGGCAGACCTACAACAGCTTGTGCATAGAATTGGTCGCGACAAAAAGCGCCCCTTGTTGCAAACAGGAAATCCTCGAGAAGTTCTTGGCAAAATATTAGAAGAACGAGAGCCGCTGTATATGGAAGTGGCCAACTGCGTTGTACAAACCACATCCAAACCTATGAAGTATGTGGTACGCGAAGTTATCCGCCTTTACCGCTTGCATTATAATTTGTAG
- the pilQ gene encoding type IV pilus secretin PilQ, producing the protein MNFQDIPVRAVLQLIADFTELNLVASDTVDGKITLRLDNVPWDQALDLVLKTKGLDKRQVGNVLMVAPAAEIATREREEIEARKQMKELAPIRTEFLQILYADAKDLYKHFSKAGGSNSSDSESLLSSRGSATLDERTNSITVHDTEDKIQQIREYIKRIDIPVRQVSIEARIVKATSGFREDLGVMWGMDLSAKDTFINGSINNVLSGNNAIFRNRGDKSGSYIKPTDLDIISTPTGADSMVVDMRAKPEEGDPGSFSIGFLGNDGWLAVELSALEKTGKGEVVSQPKVITGDKQKAVIKSGQEIGYQEASSSGASTTSFKEAVLKLEVTPQITPDDRIIMDLIINKDSIESFVAGIPVIATTELTTRVLVNNGETVVLGGIFENETVDEVKKIPFLGDLPMVGRFFRNTSKSDSKTELLIFVTPRLLQDPLADKR; encoded by the coding sequence TTGAACTTCCAAGATATTCCTGTGCGAGCCGTTTTACAGTTAATTGCTGACTTTACCGAGTTGAATTTGGTGGCCAGCGATACCGTTGATGGAAAAATCACACTGCGATTGGATAATGTGCCTTGGGATCAAGCGTTGGATTTGGTGCTGAAAACCAAAGGCTTGGATAAGCGTCAAGTGGGCAATGTTTTGATGGTTGCGCCCGCGGCTGAAATTGCCACACGCGAACGCGAAGAGATAGAAGCAAGAAAACAAATGAAGGAACTTGCACCTATTCGCACGGAATTCCTACAAATTTTGTATGCTGATGCCAAAGACCTGTACAAGCATTTTTCAAAAGCTGGTGGTAGTAATAGTTCTGATTCCGAGAGCTTGCTGTCATCCCGTGGCTCCGCCACTTTAGATGAGAGAACCAACTCCATTACAGTCCATGATACCGAAGATAAAATCCAGCAGATTCGAGAGTACATCAAGCGCATTGATATTCCTGTGCGTCAAGTATCCATTGAAGCCAGAATCGTAAAAGCAACCTCTGGGTTCCGTGAAGACTTGGGTGTGATGTGGGGTATGGATCTGAGTGCAAAGGACACATTTATTAATGGATCCATTAATAATGTACTGAGTGGAAATAACGCTATTTTTAGAAACAGAGGCGATAAGAGCGGCTCGTACATTAAACCTACTGATTTGGATATCATCAGTACGCCTACGGGTGCGGATTCTATGGTGGTGGATATGCGTGCTAAGCCAGAAGAAGGCGACCCAGGCTCATTCTCTATCGGCTTCTTAGGTAATGATGGCTGGCTGGCGGTTGAATTATCTGCTTTGGAAAAGACAGGCAAAGGCGAAGTGGTTTCTCAGCCTAAAGTTATCACTGGCGACAAACAAAAAGCGGTGATTAAGAGTGGTCAGGAAATTGGTTATCAGGAGGCATCTTCAAGCGGCGCTTCAACCACTTCGTTTAAAGAAGCAGTATTGAAGCTGGAAGTGACACCTCAAATCACACCGGACGATCGCATCATCATGGATTTGATTATCAATAAAGACAGCATTGAAAGTTTTGTTGCGGGCATACCAGTTATTGCTACAACAGAATTGACAACACGAGTGCTGGTGAATAATGGCGAAACAGTTGTTTTGGGTGGAATCTTTGAGAACGAAACAGTGGATGAAGTGAAGAAAATTCCATTCTTAGGTGACTTACCAATGGTTGGCCGATTCTTCCGCAACACTTCGAAGAGCGATAGTAAGACTGAGCTGTTGATCTTTGTAACACCTCGTCTGCTACAGGATCCACTCGCTGATAAGCGTTAA
- a CDS encoding pilus assembly protein PilP, protein MKAPQALQEIEIDGGKIAGAAVIKPDELRPKEYLEGFNITSITMVGTVTKDGEIWGLVDDGTANIHRVQVGNYMGRNHGRSTILIRVGST, encoded by the coding sequence TTGAAAGCGCCACAGGCTTTGCAGGAAATCGAAATTGATGGTGGCAAGATCGCAGGCGCTGCTGTTATTAAGCCGGATGAATTGCGACCTAAAGAGTATCTAGAAGGCTTCAATATCACATCCATTACAATGGTGGGGACTGTCACCAAAGACGGTGAAATATGGGGGCTGGTTGATGATGGTACTGCCAATATCCATAGAGTACAGGTAGGGAATTACATGGGACGCAATCACGGAAGATCTACTATATTGATAAGGGTCGGATCGACTTGA
- a CDS encoding PilN domain-containing protein encodes MATNINLLPWRAELREQKKKEFLAILGASALVGVFIFAVWYLALAGLVDHQKQRNTKIENEISLLEKKVSEIAELKKQRTDMLDRIKVIQSLQGTRPLIVHIFDELVNKLPDGVFFSRVERKDDKILISGTAESNNRVSTLMRDMNNSDWLKNSVLTKVQANPTFGEQGTDFDVSVDVVLPENNKKEGEK; translated from the coding sequence ATGGCTACCAATATTAACTTACTGCCTTGGCGGGCAGAACTGCGAGAGCAAAAGAAGAAAGAATTCTTGGCAATACTCGGAGCAAGCGCCCTTGTTGGTGTGTTTATTTTTGCAGTTTGGTATCTGGCATTGGCTGGTTTAGTTGATCACCAAAAACAACGCAATACAAAAATTGAAAATGAAATTTCGCTGCTGGAAAAAAAGGTGAGTGAAATCGCTGAGTTGAAGAAGCAACGCACGGATATGCTGGATAGAATTAAAGTAATCCAGAGCTTGCAGGGGACGCGTCCCTTGATTGTGCATATTTTCGATGAGTTGGTGAATAAGCTGCCGGATGGCGTTTTCTTTTCTCGCGTAGAAAGAAAAGATGACAAAATTTTAATTAGTGGGACAGCTGAATCAAATAACAGGGTGTCAACATTGATGCGAGATATGAATAATTCGGATTGGCTGAAAAATTCTGTTCTAACAAAAGTACAAGCTAACCCAACGTTTGGTGAACAGGGAACGGATTTCGATGTTAGCGTTGATGTTGTATTGCCAGAAAACAATAAAAAAGAGGGTGAAAAATAA
- a CDS encoding pilus assembly protein PilM: MSGLFQRKQPPVLGLDVSSTSVKLLELSRTAAGYRVESYGVKPLPPTAVVEKNIAEHEAVADAIRRVVQQSKTKLNHAAVAVAGSAVITKVIEMPAGLDDDAMDLQIRMEADQYIPYPIDEVALDFEVIGASPGQADRVEVLLAACRSENVDSRKEAIEDAELVAAIVDVEAYAMERAFSLILPQLGGGEDSVVAILDVGATMTTLNVLHGGKIIYTREQLFGGKQLTEEIQRRYGLSNEEAGLAKKQGGLPDDYESEVLQPFKDAVVQQITRSLQFFFSSGDFNEVDYIVLAGGVASMDGLSDLVQEKLGTPTTVANPFANMSVASRINSIDLSNDAPALMIATGLALRSFD; this comes from the coding sequence ATTTCAGGACTCTTCCAAAGAAAACAACCACCGGTGCTGGGGCTGGACGTCAGTTCAACTTCAGTAAAACTATTGGAGTTGAGCCGCACCGCTGCGGGCTATCGCGTAGAGAGCTACGGTGTTAAGCCTCTGCCCCCTACGGCGGTAGTCGAAAAAAATATCGCGGAGCATGAGGCGGTCGCTGATGCTATCCGACGAGTGGTTCAGCAGTCAAAAACTAAGCTGAATCATGCTGCCGTAGCGGTGGCGGGCTCTGCAGTCATCACGAAGGTGATAGAGATGCCTGCTGGGCTAGATGACGATGCAATGGACCTTCAGATTCGCATGGAAGCCGATCAATACATCCCTTATCCCATCGATGAAGTGGCTCTGGATTTTGAAGTAATCGGTGCTTCTCCCGGTCAAGCTGATCGCGTCGAAGTGCTGCTGGCGGCTTGCCGTAGTGAAAATGTGGATAGCCGCAAAGAGGCTATTGAAGATGCGGAGCTGGTTGCCGCTATTGTGGATGTCGAAGCGTATGCTATGGAGCGAGCTTTTTCACTAATTTTGCCCCAACTGGGCGGCGGTGAAGACTCCGTAGTAGCTATTTTGGATGTCGGCGCAACTATGACGACATTGAATGTGCTTCACGGTGGCAAAATTATCTACACGCGCGAGCAATTATTTGGCGGCAAGCAGCTGACAGAGGAAATTCAGCGCCGCTACGGCTTGTCAAATGAGGAAGCTGGCTTGGCTAAAAAGCAGGGCGGCTTGCCCGATGATTATGAAAGCGAAGTATTGCAGCCGTTTAAAGACGCGGTAGTGCAACAAATTACTCGCTCTTTACAATTTTTCTTCTCCTCCGGCGACTTTAACGAAGTGGACTACATCGTACTTGCAGGTGGAGTGGCCTCTATGGATGGTCTGAGCGACTTAGTACAGGAAAAGCTGGGCACGCCGACAACAGTTGCAAATCCATTTGCCAATATGTCCGTCGCCTCTCGCATTAACTCCATTGATCTGAGTAATGATGCCCCAGCCTTGATGATTGCAACGGGCTTGGCGCTGAGGAGTTTTGACTGA